The DNA window TGCACCGATACAATCATTTTTTCAGGGCAGAAGATACAGAATTGGTCACCCACCTTTACATTTCACGGCTTTCGATATGTCCAAGTTGATGGGTGGACaccagaagatgaagagTCTCCATTAGAGGCCTCCAGTCTCACCGCTGTCGTTCTGCACAGTGACATGAAACGCACTGGTTGGTTCGAATGTTCGGATAATCTTGTGAATAGGCTTCATGAGAACGCTTTGTGGAGTATGAAGGGAAATTTTGTTTCAATCCCGACCGATTGCCCTCAACGAGACGAGCGCCTCGGTTGGACAGGCGATATTCAAGTGTTCTGTCCTTCAGCGAATTTCCTTTACGACACCAATGGAATGCTGGCGGATTGGCTCGTGGATCTGGCTCTTGAGCAAAGTGATGACCATGGTGTCCCGCCCATGATTGTGCCAAACGTTCAATTCAAAAAGGTGGCACGCCCTCCTCAGGCAGTATGGGGCGATGCATCCATCCTAGTTCCATGGGCTTTATATCGATCTTTCGGCGATAGGCAAGTTCTGGAGAGGCAATATCAAAGCATGAAATCATGGCTAGATCAAGGATGCGCTCGGGGACCCGACGGGCTATGGAGTGAGTCCCTATGGCAACATGGTGACTGGTTAGATCCATCGGCACCACCAGATGATCCAGGAAACGGCCAGACAGATGGTGTCTTCGTTGCAGATGCGTACCTGGTATATGTGACCCATATTATTGGCCAGATCGCCACAATATTACATCACTCAGAAGACGCCAAATCCTACCAACAGGACTTTGCGCGACTCAAGCGCATGTTTCAGGAAAAGTACGTCACTCCGAAAGGTCGGATCATTTGCGACACACAGACTTCACTCGCCTTGGCTCTAGTGTTCTCACTCCTAGAAACAAAGGAGCAGATAAAAGAGGCTGGCGAACGTCTGGTGAGAAAGGTACGATTTGCCAAGTTTCGTGTCTCAACAGGCTTTGCTGGTACTCCCATCGTTACCCATGCACTGAGCATGACGGGTTGGCATCAGCATGCATACCGCATGCTACTTGAAACCAAGTGTCCATCATGGCTTTATCCTGTCACCATGGGGGGCACAACCATGTGGGAAAGATGGGACAGCATGCTCTCTGATGGGTCAATTAACCCTGGCAAGATGACCAGCTTCAACCATTATGCACTGGGCTCTGTTGTAAACTGGTTGCATGAAAAAGTTGGCGGAATCAGTATTTTAGAGCCTGGATGGCGAATTTTCAAAGTCCAACCCATCCCGGGGGGAACCATCACCAGCGCAAATGTTCGTTACGAAAGTCCGTATGGACTTATTGAATGTTCCTGGGCTTTGGGATCTGACGGAAAGTCATTCCAAATGACACTCAACATTCCACCAAACTCATCGGCTTGGGTTGTTCTGCCAGACCAGGAACAGGATCAATCAcagagcgaggatgagccCGGGACGCTTTATGGTTCGGGACAGCACCAGTTCAGCTGCACATTCGCTAGTCTTCCCTGGCCTCCTTTGCCTCTGGAAACTCTATTCAAGCCCCCGGCATCAAAAAATGGTACATGAGTGATGAGAACTTACTGACAGAAGCAATGATTCCTGGCAAGACACGCGATCTTCGTGTTTTAATTTATCTTTTCGCTGACAGGGCACTTGGTTTGTATTGGCTGGTCTTTTTCTCTCATCCACGGACTCCCAATACCAATCCCGAGCATATTTTGTAGATCATTCCGACCCTACCAATGCAATTGAGGAATAGAATAGACAGGCCAATGGAAATTAAAACAAGCGAAAATGCCACATGAAGAATTTATGCGAGTTACTGTTCCAAGTGGATATAAGGCAGCCAATCACGAACAAGTTTCGCCAAACTGCCGCAACCCTAATCCCGCCCACGTCCCACTGTGGTACCGGCCCAAAAAAAATCAGACTGGATCGGCCATTTAAGATGAGCAAAAAGAACTGACCAGACTGGGGCTCGATCCCAGGACCTTATCGGTGTTAACGATACGTGATAACCAACTACACCATCCGGCCAAGTGTATATTACTTGCTGTAACATAATCAATATCATTATATTTTAAATACCGCAAGAACCCAATCTACTCCAAAGTACCTTTATACAGCCTCCCTATTGAAGACATACAGTCCACTAATAAATTTTTGAGTGGTGGAGCTCCTATTTGCGAACAGAATAACTTACGTAGGTCACTGTACTCCCAGATCACCGCCGTGTGTTCCCATGAACCATCACCCCTCCCGCGAAACAGTTTCAGACATTCGATATTTCCCTTTACTGATGGGGGTTTTACCTATGCCTATATCCACGAATGTTACAGCCCAAGAAGTACGAACATGTCGAAACGAGATGTGCTCCTCGGAGTTGATCCTCGTGCTAAATCCATACCAACATGTGCCATATCAATCAATGCAAAGAATCCTGAGCATCGAGCTCTGATTGATGCAGGACAATCTCAACGTCGAGTCATCTGGTTACGAACATGGGATAACCTCTTCGAGTGGTGCTCTGCTCGAATAAAAGAAAATAAGCCTGAAAATCCGGCATACAGGACCGACCTTCCTTTTTGGAAAAAAGCCCACCTGTCCTAGAAGCAAGGCAAAACCTTCAGCCAAAAAGACAAAACCAATCATTCATCCGGCAGATCAAAGGGCCATATATCTCTCAAGCTTTTTTCATCCCTAACTGGTTTATCCTCGTCTGGGTCTTCGTTTGTCAGTACCGCCTGCAACATCCTATTGAAcatttctttgttttctgtTTTCGCCGCTTCCTAGTTCTCCGGGGGGACCCATCTATCGAGTGCACTGTCAAGCAAGCTTAACAGATCTTGTTTTAGGTTCTAGGCCGCTTCGAAACATCTATACTCCTTCCGATAGAGATTCCTTTCTTCTAGTGTCGGTAAGAAAAATGGGCATGAGCCGACAAATCCGAGTGCCTTCTAGTCTTTAGATGTTTTAATAAGCTCATGACGAAAAGCAGCGGCACCGTCTTTCTATGTTCTATAATATCGAAAGGGACGAAACATGCCTTTATCTATCGACCTAGGAAGAGTAAGCTTTGGGGTAAGAAATTGAGTATAGACTTCGAAGGTTTTTTTGTATAGCTTAGTGTCATCTGTGCGTTGAGTAGATGACGTAGAGGAAGGCGTAAAAGTTACGAAGTCTAGAGCCTCATCTACATACTAAAAAGCTAGCTTAATGCTAGATGACTACTAATTAATAGTAGTAGTTATTAGTAAGGGATCATTATCTGAAATAAATATATCCCTTTTATATAGGTTGGGATGAAATAGCGTTAGCGTGGTAGCGTTATAAATATGAGTATCCGTAGACATCGAAGTTAGTAGTACGACCACGTTTAAGTAGGTCTATATGTGTCTAAACTAAGCTATAGTAGAATAGTCGATTTAGCTAAAAGTCTTTCTATAGAATTCTTAAAAGACCTACGTCGATAAGACTATCGGAGTATATATCTAAGTTCAACCCTTTATCGGAAAGCCTTAGTCGCGCTCTTATAAGGAATAGAGGTTAGAATAGACTTATACAGGCCTTAATTAGGGGCTATATGCTAGTAGTATCTCCGTTCGGCATAATCCTAGTACCTTATACTATAGTAGGGCCTAAGGCAAAAGCCGCCGTTAAGTAATAGGCTAGAGAAAGAGCCTAATAGGGTGGAGGATAAGTATAAGCTTCTATAGGCTAGAAAGTTTATATCGACCATCTCTCTAAGCTTTCTATAGATAGCGTTTATGCACTTAACCCTCTAATCCCCCGACATATAGGGCTATTTCTAATGAAGCTAAATGCTAGCCGTATATTCTATAAGTATATATTCGCTTCTAATACTATTCGTCGCGTCATCGCTCTAGTCAAGGATTTTAGGGACTAGAATACTAGTATTACTTTATAATATACCATATATATAATTAGCGAGAGCCAAATCTTCCCTTTAAGTAATTTTTCAACCCACAATATTAGATAGTCGCTACTTTAGAAGCTATAGCCAATCTTATAGGGCTAGCGAATAGGAAGGGTACTCGCGCCACGACACGTTAACCATTGTCCATTGTGAAAATGAACACCCTATTGAAACCCCCTTCCTTTTTATCGTAATTAGTGGTCGATCTTACGCCGCTAAACAAATCCATTACCTTCTAGCAGAGTTCGTTAAAGTTAAGGTTAATACGATGTATCTAACGTTGACCCTCGTCGTTCCGAAGCCATCGACCGCTCATATATAAGTAAGGACTAATCCCTAAAATCATGTTATAAGTAATAGACACTATAATATGACTAAAAGAACTCACTAAGTACCGTTACTTAGTCTATTACACGCCCTAAGAAGGACTATACGCGGCTAGGGTTAGAGAAGGAAGGTTTGAACGTGATATCGCGAAGGGGATGCCGGATGGAATGAGACCGCTAAGAGTAACGagccaagaagaaaggcatTTGCAACATCTGGGATATCTTTTCGCGACTCATTGCGCGATAGGCTAAAGAGGAGTATTAAGGAGTAGGGTGTCTAAGCTTTTTATGTTACTCCCAAAGGAGCCCACCAACCTAAAGTTTGCTAAGACTACTTTCGCGTTGGTACGTCATCTCAGGCGTCTAACTAACTGGTATACAACACGTTGAGAATTTTCGAATTATACATTACAGGTCAAACCCAGGGTGTTCCAAATTCAAATGTTACAGTCGTtttactactactactactacagctttttttttttaaaaaaaaaactttTGTTTATTTttgaatatatatattttttggTCCATCAACGAGTACATTCGATAAAAAAGTCGTTACGACACCTAGCAGCGC is part of the Penicillium psychrofluorescens genome assembly, chromosome: 4 genome and encodes:
- a CDS encoding uncharacterized protein (ID:PFLUO_006588-T1.cds;~source:funannotate); this encodes MAPGFTTYRFRFSYQIFDVTDLIRAGQQNTIAAEVGEGWYASSLWREGRQIYGKDLGLIAQLEISFEEDIPPLIITSDANWEWSVGPMLSSEIYDGEVYDMNQERSGWNNGSNQISEPNEWSKVTALPLPTALLSSTKGPPIRQIQEVSPQKIFRSPNGKLLIDFGQNLVGKLRVNSLQKPSGHQVSFQHAEVLDKGELGTRPLRAAKCTDTIIFSGQKIQNWSPTFTFHGFRYVQVDGWTPEDEESPLEASSLTAVVLHSDMKRTGWFECSDNLVNRLHENALWSMKGNFVSIPTDCPQRDERLGWTGDIQVFCPSANFLYDTNGMLADWLVDLALEQSDDHGVPPMIVPNVQFKKVARPPQAVWGDASILVPWALYRSFGDRQVLERQYQSMKSWLDQGCARGPDGLWSESLWQHGDWLDPSAPPDDPGNGQTDGVFVADAYLVYVTHIIGQIATILHHSEDAKSYQQDFARLKRMFQEKYVTPKGRIICDTQTSLALALVFSLLETKEQIKEAGERLVRKVRFAKFRVSTGFAGTPIVTHALSMTGWHQHAYRMLLETKCPSWLYPVTMGGTTMWERWDSMLSDGSINPGKMTSFNHYALGSVVNWLHEKVGGISILEPGWRIFKVQPIPGGTITSANVRYESPYGLIECSWALGSDGKSFQMTLNIPPNSSAWVVLPDQEQDQSQSEDEPGTLYGSGQHQFSCTFASLPWPPLPLETLFKPPASKNGT